A genomic segment from Deltaproteobacteria bacterium encodes:
- a CDS encoding dihydropyrimidine dehydrogenase (NADH-dependent; catalyzes the conversion of pyrimidines to 5,6-dihydro compounds in pyrimidine degradation), translating to MDPKEVKERIKIPKQPMPEQPPKERVRNFYEVPYGYSEEAAMLEAKRCIQCKNPLCVGGCPVNIDIPWFIQLIA from the coding sequence ATGGATCCAAAAGAAGTAAAAGAACGAATAAAAATCCCTAAACAGCCGATGCCTGAACAGCCTCCAAAGGAGAGGGTAAGGAATTTTTATGAAGTTCCCTACGGCTATTCAGAAGAGGCTGCAATGCTTGAGGCAAAGAGGTGCATCCAGTGCAAAAATCCATTGTGCGTCGGCGGATGTCCTGTAAATATTGATATACCGTGGTTTATACAACTAATTGCAG
- a CDS encoding sulfide/dihydroorotate dehydrogenase-like FAD/NAD-binding protein, whose product MFEIVEKKLLSHTVHQIKVLAPKIAKKRKAGQFVILRLNEHGERIPLTIVDSDNENGTITLIFQEVGKTTAMLGALGKGDAILDVVGPLGKPTHIENFGTAVCVGGGIGAAPVYPIAKALKIFGNKVVSIIGARTKELLILENEMKNTSDELYITTDDGSYAHHGFVTQILQKLIYDKVKIDIVIGIGPIPMMRAVANTTKPYNIPTVVSLNPIMVDGTGMCGACRVTIGGKTQFVCVDGPEFDGHKVDFEELIRRNRGYLKQEKIAMEEFTYHEGERCYEKKNI is encoded by the coding sequence AAATCAAGGTGCTGGCGCCAAAGATTGCAAAGAAGAGAAAGGCAGGGCAGTTTGTAATCTTGAGGTTAAATGAGCATGGCGAAAGGATACCCCTCACAATAGTTGATTCAGATAATGAAAACGGGACAATAACCCTGATATTTCAGGAGGTGGGTAAAACAACGGCTATGCTTGGGGCATTGGGAAAAGGAGATGCTATCCTTGATGTGGTGGGCCCTTTGGGCAAACCCACCCATATAGAAAATTTTGGCACAGCAGTTTGTGTGGGCGGCGGTATCGGGGCTGCACCTGTTTATCCTATTGCAAAGGCATTGAAAATTTTTGGCAATAAAGTGGTATCAATCATAGGCGCAAGGACAAAAGAACTCCTTATCCTTGAAAACGAGATGAAAAACACCAGTGATGAACTCTATATAACAACAGATGACGGCAGTTACGCACATCATGGTTTTGTAACCCAGATACTTCAAAAGTTAATATATGATAAAGTAAAGATTGATATTGTTATAGGCATAGGACCAATACCAATGATGAGGGCGGTTGCTAATACAACAAAACCATATAATATTCCAACAGTTGTGAGCCTTAACCCAATAATGGTTGACGGCACAGGTATGTGCGGCGCATGCAGGGTTACAATCGGAGGCAAGACTCAGTTTGTCTGTGTTGACGGACCTGAATTTGACGGGCACAAGGTTGATTTTGAGGAACTTATCAGGAGAAACAGGGGCTATCTCAAACAGGAAAAGATTGCAATGGAAGAGTTTACATATCATGAGGGCGAGAGATGTTATGAGAAGAAAAATATTTAA